The DNA region AATTGAGGCTTGCGCTTAGTGTGGCAAGGATCAGGATGGCTTAAGGGGATGGAACAATGGCGTTGATGGAATCGTGGTTAGCATTGGCGATCGGCAACTCTCACCTGCACTGGGGATTGTTTATCGGCGATCGCCTGCATCACACCTGGGATACCCCCCACCTTTCCCCAGACCAAGTCCATTACCTGATCAGCCATCACTTCGACTTCACCCTCTTCCCCTCATCTCCCCACCCCCCGCCCCCTAATCCCCACCCCCTAATCTCTAATCCCCCACTCCACATCGCCTCCGTCGTCCCCACCCAAACCCAACTGTGGACAACCTACCCCCAGGCTCACTTGCTCCAACTAACCGATGTGCCCTTACAAGGGATGTATCCTACCTTTGGCCTCGATCGTGCCCTGACTCTGTGGGCCGCTATCTTGGCGATCGGCAGTCCCGTTCTGGTGATTGATGCAGGTACCGCGCTGACTTTTACTGCTGCTGACGAAAATCACCACTTGCTCGGAGGAGCTATCCTACCCGGTCTCCGCCTGCAACTAGCCGCACTCAGCCAAAACACCGCTGCCCTTCCCCACTCCCCACTTCCCACTTCCCACTCCCCTCTTCCTCCCCACTGGAGTCTGACCACCCCTGAAGCGATCGCCAGTGGCATTCTCCATACCTTGCTGGCTGGCATTCGCGATTTTCTCAACCATTGGTGGAAACGGTATCCCGCTGGGCAAGTGATGATGACGGGAGGAGATAGCGATCGGTTTTATCACTACCTGATCACTGAGCAGCCAATTCTGGCTCAACGCCTTCATTGCGATCGCACACTCATCTTTAAGGGAATGCAAGCGGTGAGAGCACAAAGGAACTAAACCTGCAGGGAGCCAACACAAAGCGCTAATTAGCATCGATGCATTGGGTCGCCAGTCGCAGCTAGTCTGAAGGCATCATGAACAGTTAATAATAATTATTAATAATACCTAAAGGTGTGTCGCTAGAAATGAGAATTAATTGCATCAAATAAGAAGACAGGCAAGGGCATCTATCTCGATGCCCCCTTGCCTGTACTTGGAATGCCAATTCCAGCAGAGTTACTTCCAACCTGCTCGATCCATAATCCTCACTGCTTGGTTGTTATTACGACCAAACACAGCCGCATTGATCCGGTCTTCCTTAAATTTTCCCAGGCTGGCAAGTTTGGGATCAACGGCTACATTGGCCCGCACCGGGTATTCGTTGTTGCCTTTAGCAAAAATTGTTTGGGCTTCTGGACTGACTAAATATTCCAAGAATTTAATGGCCGCATCCCGATTTCTTGAGGTTTTAACCACACCGCCACCGCTGATGTTGACATGAGTTCCGCGATTGCCTTGATTGGGGAAGAACACGCCAATTTTGGAAACAACGTCTCTGTCTTCTGGTTTGTTGGATTCCATCAATCGCACCACGTAGTATGTGTTTGCGAACGTGACATCTCCTACTCCTGCGGCCACTTCCTTAATTTGAGCTGTGTCATTTCCCTGGGGTGGACGGGCGAAATTGGCCACCAGTCCCTTGGCCCACTCTTCCGTTTTTTTCGCTCCATGCACGGCTAACAGAGATCCCGTTAATGACTGGTTGTAGACGTTGCTGGACGATCGCATAATCACACGTCCTTTCCACTTCGGATTGGCCAAATCCTCATAGGTAGAAAGCTCAGACGGTTTGACACGATTTTTGTTGTAAACAATTACTCTTGCTCGCTTAGACAAGCCAAACCAGTGGCCTTCGGGATCTCGCAGGTTAGCTGGAATGGCAGATTGCAATGCTCTTGACGAAATAGGTTGCAATAACCCAGCTTCTTCAGCCCGCCACAGATTGCCTGCATCCACTGTCATCAAAACATCGGCTGGACTATTGGCTCCCTCACTTTTAATCCGTTCGATCAACTTGTCGGCGGGAGCCTCAACCAAATTCACTTTAATTCCAGTTCGTTTAGTAAATCCCTGATACAACGCGTTATCTGTATCATAATGACGAGCAGAGTAGAGATTAAGCACCCGATTTGCCTGAGCGTTTACCAGTGCATACTGAGCAAACGAGCCTGCTGCAATAGTCACGATCGTAGTGCCCAGCGCCAACAAAGTGCGTCTCGTAATGTTCATTTTTTCGAACTTCACTCCTGACTTCTTTAATTGAGATTAACTCTCAATTAAAAAGCATAAGGTAATTGGGGTACGCCAGCAATACTAATGCAAATTATTCTCAATTTTTTATGAGTGGCGCAAGGACTAGAATTCGTTACTGCGATCGCCGGATCTCAAAGCCGTTTCACTCTTCTGGTTCTGCATCCGTGACGGCGACTTTATAGTACAGGCTAAATCAGGAAGGGCTTGATATGCAGTCACCTGTGATTCAGTTTCTAGTGCAGCGGTTGGTGTGCGCGTGGCAAACTCCAGTGACGCTGGAGGCTTGGCTATATGCGGCTGCATTATTGGGAATCTACAGCATGATCACAGTTCCAGTTGCCTTCAGGCTGGGGTTTGTCCGAGTCAGTGCGTCCCAACTGAGTGTAAAGGATCAGGTCGGGGTGATTGCCATTGCGCTGGTGATGCCATCCATTTTTGAGGAAGTGGTGTTTCGGGTGCTGCTACTGCCGCATCCAGGTGAAGGTACCTCTCCAGATGTGCAATGGCTGTGGGGGGCGATCGCCCTGCTGATCTTCGTGCTGTTCCATCCCTTAAATTCCTTCACCTTTTTTCCGGCCAGTCGCACCACATTCCTGAGTCCTATTTTTCTGATGGCCGCCGGATTTTTGGGCGCGGTCTGTTCGTTGTCCTACTGGCAAAGTGGCTCTCTCTGGCCGCCCGTAGTGATTCATTGGATCGTCGTGGTTGTCTGGTTGCTCTTCCTGGGGGGATACGAGAAATTGTACTCGCCGTCGTCTCAATCCTAATTTGTCAGGGAATCCTAACTCGTAAGGGCAGAAGGTCGATGGCAGAGGGTAAAAGATTCAGCGGAGAAGCTTCTACCTTACGACCCACATTCCGCACTTTCAACTGGCACATCAGGGATTAACGACGCAGCCACGGACTCCCAGAAGCCTTGGCCAGAGATTTATCTCAATAAACAGCATCTATTCTCAACTGCGCTCTAATGGTTCATGCGAACTAATAGCCTCATATTCTTTGCTCAGCAAGGCTTTCAGGGTTAAATGTTTGAGTGTGACACTTAAAGGGCGGAAAGTGGGTTACGAAGTACGGACGCGGAATAAAAGTATGCTATATTGTTAGCGGTTAGAAACTAAGCATACGTAATAAATAATTCTTTGGTTTTAAGTCAAGTCCAGTTAGAGAACGGTTGTTTTCCGATCAGAAAAACCACAGTGCTGGACTTAGACAAGGATTAGTTCACCTGGCTGAAGTGATTTATGACTCCACAAGAGGTAACACCATGAAACGCTTGGATGCCCCGTCCTTAAATGGCAATGGTCGGGTACACAGGGGAGAGCCTGGTACGCTCGATGATTTAGATGGTCGCCAACTAGAAGCTTCAGAAGATTTGGATGCTGAGTCTGCAGTATCAGTGCTCAATCCTCCTCAGACGGCTCCGGCCACAACTCCGGTCACAGAGTCGCCCTCGGAGCCAACTCCCACCCCTCAAGCTCCCAAACATCGACCGATTAAAGCCATCTTGGCCGTTGCTGGTGTAGGGGCGATCGCCGCGGGAGCCTTCGGATACCACTATTGGCAATATGCTTCCAGCCATGAAGAAACAGACAACGCTACGGTCGCTGGACATATTCATCAGATCAGTGCCCGCGTTCCCGGTACGGTGCAGGATGTGCTGGTGAACGATAACCAGATGGTGAAAAAGGGCCAACTCCTGGTGAAGTTGGATCCCAGCGATTACCAGATTAAGTTGCAGCAGGCTCAAGCAGATCTGGCCGCGGCTCAACAAAAGGCGAATACGGCTCAGGTGACTATTGCCCTGGCTGCTAAAAATGCGGCAGCTTCTGGTACGCAGTCTCAAGGTGATGTAGCGAAGGCGCAGGCGGCGATCGCTCAAGCCCAAGCTCAGGTGACAGAAGCTCAGGCGGGAGTACCGCAAGCTGAGGCTCAACTGGCCCAGTCGCAAGCCAACTGGCAAAAAGCGCAGGCCGATTTCAACCGTTTCTCTACCCTGTTTCATGAAGGGGCGGTAACACAACGAGATTTAGACACAGCCCGACAAGCCTATCAAGTGGCCCAGGCGCAAACAAATGCAAGTCAAGAAGCGGTACGACAGGCTCAGGCCAAACTGGTGCAGGCTCGCCAAACTGTTGCGACTGCTCAAGCGGGATTGATAGCGGCGCAAGGTGGCATTCAGCAAGCACAAGCAAAGGGCATCCAAACTCAGGTCAGCCGCAGTGATTTTGGGACGGCGCAAACGGCGATCGTTCAGGCTCAAGTCGCCCTGAAAAATGCCCAACAACAACTGTCCTACACCAACATTCTGGCTCCAGCCGATGGCAAGATTGGTCGCAAAACGGTAGAAGTGGGGCAGCAAATCCAACCGGGTACGCCGTTGATGGCGCTGGTCAGCAATGAATACTGGGTGACGGCTAACTTCAAAGAAACTCAATTAAATAAGATGCGTCCCGGTCAGAAAGTGGAGATTAAGCTGGACTCCTTCCCTGGCAAGAAATTTGAGGGGCGGGTAGATAGCATTGCTCCTGCGTCGGGATCTGAGTTTGCTCTCCTACCGCCAGATAATGCCACGGGTAACTTTACGAAGGTAGTACAACGGATTCCCGTCAAGATTGTTTTCGATCCTCAAAGCATCAAAGGCTATGAGTCGATGATTACACCAGGGATGTCTGCCGTTGTCACCGTTGATTTGAAGTAAGGCGGTTCTTTCGTTGTGCTTCCCTTTCTAGGTCAGAGAGGGAGGTTTGTCGAACTTACGTTAGAACGAAGGGAATGATGTAGCAGGAGGAAACCATTGCAATCCATTTCGCGGGCACTGCGATCGAGAAATTATCGACTCTTCTTTACAGGTCAGGCCATTTCCCTAACAGGCAACTGGATGACGCAAACGGCGACGATCTGGCTAGTGTATCACCTGACCCATTCAGCCTGGATGTTGGGAGTGGTGGGATTTGCCAGTCAACTCCCCAATTTTTTGTTAACCCCGATTGCTGGGGTGCTGGTCGATCGCTGGAACCGTCACCGCACGATTTTGCTGACTCAGTTGCTGGCGATGCTGCAATCCCTGGCGCTGGCGTTTCTAGCCTTTACCAACCAGATTGATGTCTGGCAAGTGATGGCACTGAGCGTCTTTCAGGGGGCTGTGAATGCCCTGGATATGCCCGCGCGTCAAGCGTTCGTAGTGCAGATGGTCGATCGCAAGGAAGATGTGAGTAATGCGATCGCCCTGAATTCCTCCATATTCAGCGGGGCGCGCTTGGTGGGGCCAGCGATCGCTGGGATCGTGATTGCCTCACTGGGGGCAGGCACCTGCTTTCTGCTGGATGGTCTCAGCTATCTCGCAGTGCTGGCAGGGTTATTGGCTATGAAATTACCTCCACTGGCGCGTGACTCCTCTGCTCAATCGCCTGGAACACTCTGGCAGAACCTTCAAGAAGGATTTCAGTATGCCTTTGGATTTCCCCCCATGCGGGCGATTTTATCTCTTGTGGCACTCACCAGTCTGGTAGGAATGCCGTACCTTGTATTGGTGCCCATTTTTGCGGCGCAAATTTTTCATGGAGGAGCAACCACCTTGGGATTGATGATGGCTGCAACTGGACTCGGCGCTTTAATCGCTGCCGTCTATCTCAGTTCTCGCAGCAGTGTGCTGGGATTAGGAAAGCTGATTGCGATCGCCCCTACCATTCTGGGAGTGGCCCTCATGACATTTGCTCTATCGCGCATTCTCTGGCTTTCCTTGCTGGCCATGTTCTTTTTGGGAATGGGTTTAATGTTGCAGCGCACCTCCAGCAACACCCTGTTGCAAACGATCGTGGAAGAAGATAAGCGAGGCCGAGTGATGAGTTTCTTCCTGATGGCGTTTACAGGCATGGCGACCTGCGGCAATTTACTGGCTGGAGGACTGGCTCAACAGATCGGCGCTCCCCATACTTTGTTTATCGGTGGTGTGCTGAGTGTTATCGGATCGCTGCTGTTCATTCGCCAGTTTCCTACGTTTAGAAAGCAGATCCGTCCCATTTACTACCAGATCGGTATTCTGCCTCAGACTAATTCATAAAACCGGAGACTTGTTGTGGCTGCCTCTCTTACCACTCAACCGCCTAGCGATCGCGTTTCATTCAAAACCTGGATTGGGGTCTGGGGGACAGTTCTGGGTGCGTTCATGGCAGTGCTGGATATCCAGATCACCAACTCCTCTTTGAAAGATATTCAGGCGGCTCTGGGAGCCACATTGGAGGAAGGTTCCTGGATCTCAACGGCTTATCTGGTAGCGGAAATTGTGGTCATTCCGCTGACCGGTTGGCTGTCTCAGGTCTTCTCGGTACGCCGTTACATCTTGGTGAATGCGACGCTGTTCATTCTATTCTCCATGCTGTGCGCCTCGGCCTGGAGTTTGCCCTCCATGATTGTGTTCCGGGCATTACAGGGATTCACCGGCGGGATTCTGATCCCGATGGCCTTTACCGTCCTATTAACCACCCTGCCCCCGGCGAAACAACCGATCGGCATGGCTCTGTTTGCCATTACGGCTACCTTTGCCCCCTCCATCGGCCCCACTTTTGGCGGCTGGTTGACAGAAAACTTTAGCTGGCATTATGTCTTCTACATCAACCTGATTCCCGGTCTGTTATTGCTGGCAGCGGTCTGGTATGCGATCGAACCCAAACCCATGCAATTGCATTTGCTGAAAGAAGGAGACTGGGGCGGCATTATTGCCATGGCGATCGGTCTGGGATCACTCCAGATTGTTTTAGAAGAGGGCAGCCGTAAGGATTGGTTTGGCTCAGCGTTGATTGTGCGCTTGACGGCGATCGCAGTGATCTTCCTGGCGATCTTTTTCTGGATTGAACTGACGCGCAAAAAGCCCTTTATTAACCTGCGCTTGATGACCCATCGCAACTTCGGTTTATCCAGCGTGATTAATGTCACCCTGGGATTGGGGCTATATGGTTCGGTCTACATCATGCCCTTATATCTCAGCCAGATTCAGGGATACAACGCCATGCAGATTGGGGAAGTGCTGATGTGGGTGGGCTTTCCCCAGTTATTGATTATTCCGTTTGTCCCCAAACTGATGCAAAAAATTGATGTGCGGGTGTTGATTGCCGTCGGTATTAGCCTGTTTGCCATCAGTTGTTTGATGAACTCGACCCTGACTAATCAGACGGGGCTGGATCAATTGCGCTGGTCACAACTGGTACGGGCGATGGGCCAACCCCTGATTATGATACCCCTGTCTTCTGTGGCTACCGCTGGACTGCCTGCCTCGCAAGCGGGTTCGGCTTCTGGATTATTTAATATGATGCGAAATCTGGGTGGCTCAATCGGGATTGCCGCGATCGCCACCCTGTTAACCAACCGCCAACAGTTTCACTCCAACCGCCTGGGAGAAGCGGTTTCTATCTACAGTCCTGCTACTCAGGAGCGGCTTCAGCAAATGACCCAGTATTTTGTCAGTCAGGGAGCCGACCTGGTCACAGCTCAACAACAGGCTATTGAAACGATGAGCAACATTGTTCGCCGAGAAGCGTATGTAATGGCATTTAATGATTGCTTTTACTTCATCGCCTGCGCCCTTTTGTTAAGCGGTATCACGGTCTTGTTCTTGAAGAAGGTAAAAGCTACAGGCAGTGCCGCGGTTCATTAACCTGTCTTCTGCTTTCTGCCCTGACTCCCGCCTTCAAGAAAGCCGATTGAGCAATTGATTGATCAGATCTGTACTGATCTGCAGATCTGGGCAGGGAATAGTACTGAGTAAACTGGTACTGGAGTCGGTAATCACATGCACTTCTAATAAACCCGCAACCTGGGCCTCAAACAGGAGCCGTTGTCCTGGTAAAACTACGCGCTCAAAGTGCCAGTTCGGGATGTTGACGATTCGCCCAACTTGCAATTTGTCAGTTTTGTTAACGTAACAGCATAAAATTGGGTCGGCAGGAACCACCGCTACGGGAACAGTTGACATAACTCTTACAGGCTTAGGGGTTAGGGAATGATTGGTAGATGCCCCTTCGTAATCTGATAAATCTTCAGAGCGATCGCCCTGTTATCCTACCAGAGAGACTTCCTTAACATCGCTGTGATACAGGAACATAATTTGCCATACACCCTGAAAGTTCTCCAGTGAGTCAGCAGAACCTGATTATTTCTACTGGAGAACTAATTGTGAGTATGAGGGGTTTCCGTAATCCAGGGAGTGATATTTAACGAAGAGACTGGTGATATTGCTGCCGAATTTACGTGATTTCCCTACCCCTTTTGTGTGACCCTGCGCCATCGCTTGAAGTGATGCCAATCACAATGGATGACATCTAACCGTAGAATTACTAACTTGTGTTCTGGTTCTGCCAGGTTTCTGGTCTACCCCCTATGGGCGAGGCGTGAGCTTGAAACACTTTGTAATCTAACAGGGGATTTATCATGGATCCTTTGTTGGAATGCAGGGGGATCTCCAATCCTCGATTCCCAACACCCAATTCCTGATTTCCTATTCCCCTTAACGTTATGGAACTTCGTCGATCGCACGTTTTCATTACCGGAAAAGTCCAGGGAGTGGGCTATCGCTTCTCTACCCAGGATGTTGCTCAGGTGTTTGGTTTGGCAGGCTGGGTGCGCAATTTGCCCGATGGCCGTGTTGAAGCGGTTTTTGAGGGCGATCGAACCGCAGTGGAAAAAATGATTGCCTGGTGCCGCAAAGGACCACCGAATGCTGTTGTAGAAAAAGTAACCGTCACAAATGAAGAACCAGAAGGGTTGAGCGGTTTTGAGATCCGGCGATCGAAATAATTGCGATCAGTCATTTCTAAACTTCGGATCGCTGACTTCTTTTGCAAATCTCAGGGTTTGAGTGTGCTTTTGATTCAGAAGTCGGCGATCTAGAGGGAGTTAAGCCAAAATTATGAAATATAAAATCTATTTATATTTTTCAGGTATTTTCATTTTATGTAGTTATAGCTAGACTGCTATTAGAAGTTTATAGAGGAATTTTGAATGTTCGTTCTGGTCAGGAATCAACAGGCTCTCACATCTTCCTTCAACAACAGGATTAGATCCTTCGATTTGCTGAGTTCTGTACGTCGGCAACTTGACCAACTGGAAATCCAAAGTTCTTTCATGGCCCATTGGATTTGTCGGATAGTCCCCTCCCAATGTCCCTTTGAGCGAGATATCACGGTGTTTGGTCGTCAGGTTGCTCACATTCCACCCCTCTGCAAACTAAACCCTCTTTACGAAGAAGTGGTCAATCTACGGTTTCGGGCACTTTGCTACCTGGCTGATGAATGCGGCGAAGATATTCAGTGCTATTGCTAAGCTAAGGGGCTTGCGCGAAAATAAAATCCCGCTGAACCGCGACTTTTCATAGGTTCTCCGGGTCTTCCCCTAATGCCCGCAGCCGGGCAGCCAGTCGTTCCGCTCGTTGGCGTTCCTGTTCGGCTCGCTGGTGTTCTTGCTCCGCTCGTTGACGTTCCTGTTCGGCCCGTTGGTATGCTTGCTCGGCCCGTTGGTATGCTTGCTCGGCTTGTTGTTGAGCGGCTTCTTCAGGCAACGGAACTAAATTGCCATCGCGATCGTAAAATCGCAGCCAGTGACAGGTTCCAGTCGGTGGTTCTCGACGAATGCTGCCCTCCCAGGTGCCCAACCACAGTTGCAGGGTTTCACACCAAAGCCAGCCGCGCTCATTCGGTAACAGTGGTTGATAGCGTTGCGCCGCGTTTAGATGCCAGCCCTGCAAGGAACTGGGATCGAACGGATCGTAGACAAAGTAATCAGCTGTTCGGAAGGTGCGTTCATACAGATCCTTTTTCACACCTAGATCAACTTTGGCTGTACTGGGAGACATCAGTTCCACAATCACATCTGGATAGCGGCCTTCTTCTTCCCAGACCACCCAGCCCTGCCGTTCGCGATCGCCATCTACATCCAGTACTACAAAGAAATCTGGCCCTCTGAAATCCCGGTTCATGGCCTGATTGCGGCTGTAATAGACAAACATATTACCGCCCGTGAAGCAGTTCGATCGATCAGACAGGGCTTGCAATGCTGAGTCGATCAACACATTCATGGCAATCCGGTGGCGATTGGTTTCCAACGGTTCTCCATCGTCAAAAATTAAATCCGTAGGGGGTGGGGGAGGTTGCCAATCAACCAGGGTCATGTCCTTTACCATGCGCCTTCAACTATCGGTTTTTCCCTACTCGTTGCTCACATACTCCGCAGAAGGTTGAGTATTGGTAGATTCCAGAGCCGCTTTCAGGGTATGCCAGGTGAGGGTGGCGCATTTAATGCGGACGGGGAACTGGGAAACGCCCTGCATTACATTTAGCTTGCGGAATTCGGTGGGAAATTCTGCGCCGCCTTTCATCATGTCCTGAAACTGTTGCACCATGGCGATCGCTTCATCCACGCTGCGGCCTCTCATCGCTTCTGCCATCAGATCAGCCGAAGCCATCGCGATCGCGCATCCTTCCCCTTCAAACTTGACATCTTCAATGCGATCGCCCGCTGGATTCAGGTGCAACGTCAGTTCGATCGTATCCCCACAGGAAGGATTATGACCTTTCTGATACCGATCCACAGGATTTGTTTGGCCCCGATGCCGGGGTTTTTTGTAGCGTTCCAGAATGACTTGCTGATAGAGATCGCGGAGGTTGCCCAAAGAGGTCATGAGTTGTGTACATCCACTAGGTTCATCTTCCTCCATCCTATCAGCAGGGATGATGGTGAGAGAGGGGAAAAGTGAGAGGGCAGGGGAGCTACCCCTCCACCGATCATTTTGTCATCTGTCATCCCATCATTGTCACCGGATGCAGTTTGCGGTTATACAACCAGAGCAACAAGCCAGTGGCAGCAATTTTTAGTCCATCGAATAGCCAGTAGCTGAGGTGCAGTTGATTCATGGATGCAGGCGGTTGGTTGGATTCAACAAACCAGTTGAGTTGTAGTCCCAGGGCGCTCATTTGCGGGGTGAAGCCGTAGGTATCTACCAGTGCGATCGCCAACAGCAACAGGGATAGCAACACTGTCATCCACCCTGGACGGTTCCAGGGATGCCGACCATAGCGCAAACCTAAAATGCTGGTGAGCACCAGACCTGCACAGAGTAATTCAATTCGGTTAAAAAGAGAAAATAGAGAGTAGCCTGCGATCGCAAAATTGGGTTCTGTCATCATGCCGGAGGTGTAAAGTGCGGGCATGACAATCCCGTCCAGCATCAGAATACTGCTTAACTAGAAGCCCAGGGTTAATAAAAGAATCACTTTCCAGGAAGAGGAACTATCCTTTTTAAGACTAGAAGCGGTGGCCATAATTGCCTCGATAGCACTTACTGTTCAGCTTAATCAATGAAGTCAATACTTCTCTTCAAATGAATGGAATTTGTAACATTAAAATAAGTCTGACAGAAGGCTGTCAGACTTTTAAGAACTATCAAATTAGAGTCTCTACTAATAAGGGTGGACAAAGAATTAAACTGCAATCAACCAGTGAGATAGATGAGAAATAACGATCTGCCCTCCTTTCTGGAAGTCACTGATAGTTTACTGAACGTCATCAGTTGTGCAATTTCTCTGAAAATTAGTTGGGAATAACCAACCTGAAAGCGTCACTTAAGAGTCACGCAAGTGATATTCAATTATGCCGAAACGATGGACGATAGATTGAACTTAATCACCAGTTGTGCAGTGGCTTTGGAAGGAGACACAAGTCCAAAAGCCTTAATTTGAAGAGGTTTTCTTTGCTCTTTGTGTCTATATAAAAGATAGCACTTTCAACCCGGATTAAAAGAGCCTTTAAAGGAAGTTAATACGTGGTTAAACGGGCACATACTAGCGCAACATTTCGACACAAATACGAGTGACACTGTGATTTGGGCAGTGATGATCTACGGTTTGGTTACCAGAAGCCACCGCTGCCACCGTTGACAGATGCTGAAATGGAGTGGATTGATCAGCAATTGAGAACGCGAGGATTGCGGTAGCCTACTCTGTACGATTATTAAATGTCCAGATCTTCTAGATTCAACTTTGGCCCATAGGTTTCGATGAACTCCCGTCGAGGAGCCACCCGATCGCCCATCAGCACGGTAAACACGCGATCTGCTTCGGCGGCATCCTCAATTTCCACTCGTTTCAGGGTGCGGCTTTCCGGGTTCATAGTGGTATCCCACAATTGTTCCGGCATCATTTCTCCCAACCCTTTGAACCGTTGAATTTCGTACTTGGCATTTTCGGGGAAAGTGGCGATCAGTTGATCCCGTTCGCGATCGCTGTAGCAATAGTAGTGATTGCGGCCCCGCTCAATTTTATAGAGAGGCGGGCAGGCAATGTAGACATAGCCCTGATCCACCATATCCCGTTGATAGCGGTAGAAGAAGGTGAGCAGCAGGGTACGAATGTGAGCACCGTCTACATCTGCATCAGTCATGATGACAACCCGGTGGTAACGCAGTTGGGAGGCATCAAACTCTTCCCCTTTAATCCCCAGACCCAGTGCTGTGATCAACGCTTGAATCTCAGCATTTTTGTAGATCTTGGCATCATCGGTCTTTTCAATGTTGAGGATCTTGCCCCGCAGCGGCAGGATCGCCTGGAATCGCCGATCGCGTCCCTGCTTGGCGCTGTTATGCACAAAGACTCCGCTGGCTAAGGCAAAGTTATGAGTGTGGGGAACTTCGATATCGTAGACATCAATCAGTTCTGTCAGCCATTTAATCGAAACAATTTTATGGTTGTAATTCGCAATTGCCTCACGAGCCAGAAACTCATTTCCATCAAAATATCTCTGACAGAAAGTATCAAAACGCAGAAGAGACTTATCCCGAAGCTGAAGCCGCAGCCTTTGGTAAGCAACCAGGTCGAGACTACCTTGCTCTACCTCAACTTGTTTGAGAGCTGCGATCGTCTTTCGATAATAAGTTTGGGAGAGTGCAGCCCGACGCTTAGCTCTAAATTCTGGTGTCCACTGCTCTTTCGTCTTTTCACTTCGCCAGGATAATAGATCTTGATCCCGCCATTGTTGCGTGGACTGTTCTGAGAACTGTTGACGCACTTCAGGATGAGCAGCAAAGTAAGCAGCGACCCGCTCAGATTGAGCTAATCGATTGGCTGCATCGCTCCAGTATGCTTGCTGCGCCTGGAGAAGCTGCGTGTGGTTCTGTTGTTGATAGACTGCGTCAGAGTTGTAAAACTCACGCCACTTGTTCATCATGAAAGTCTTATAAGCTGCATTTTGCCACTGGGCCTTTGCTTGTTCAGAAAGAATCTGACGCGTTTCTGGTTGCCGCATGCGATCGCTCATCATGGCGCGAAAGGCTTCGCTTTGCCGGATTTCACGACACTTGTCAACCACATCCGGTCGGTGCAGGGTTTTCTCTAGA from Leptodesmis sichuanensis A121 includes:
- a CDS encoding DUF1830 domain-containing protein, whose product is MSTVPVAVVPADPILCCYVNKTDKLQVGRIVNIPNWHFERVVLPGQRLLFEAQVAGLLEVHVITDSSTSLLSTIPCPDLQISTDLINQLLNRLS
- a CDS encoding Mo-dependent nitrogenase C-terminal domain-containing protein; translated protein: MLSSVRRQLDQLEIQSSFMAHWICRIVPSQCPFERDITVFGRQVAHIPPLCKLNPLYEEVVNLRFRALCYLADECGEDIQCYC
- the sufU gene encoding Fe-S cluster assembly sulfur transfer protein SufU, which translates into the protein MTSLGNLRDLYQQVILERYKKPRHRGQTNPVDRYQKGHNPSCGDTIELTLHLNPAGDRIEDVKFEGEGCAIAMASADLMAEAMRGRSVDEAIAMVQQFQDMMKGGAEFPTEFRKLNVMQGVSQFPVRIKCATLTWHTLKAALESTNTQPSAEYVSNE
- a CDS encoding DUF4149 domain-containing protein, whose product is MLDGIVMPALYTSGMMTEPNFAIAGYSLFSLFNRIELLCAGLVLTSILGLRYGRHPWNRPGWMTVLLSLLLLAIALVDTYGFTPQMSALGLQLNWFVESNQPPASMNQLHLSYWLFDGLKIAATGLLLWLYNRKLHPVTMMG
- a CDS encoding Uma2 family endonuclease, with translation MTLVDWQPPPPPTDLIFDDGEPLETNRHRIAMNVLIDSALQALSDRSNCFTGGNMFVYYSRNQAMNRDFRGPDFFVVLDVDGDRERQGWVVWEEEGRYPDVIVELMSPSTAKVDLGVKKDLYERTFRTADYFVYDPFDPSSLQGWHLNAAQRYQPLLPNERGWLWCETLQLWLGTWEGSIRREPPTGTCHWLRFYDRDGNLVPLPEEAAQQQAEQAYQRAEQAYQRAEQERQRAEQEHQRAEQERQRAERLAARLRALGEDPENL
- a CDS encoding acylphosphatase; translated protein: MELRRSHVFITGKVQGVGYRFSTQDVAQVFGLAGWVRNLPDGRVEAVFEGDRTAVEKMIAWCRKGPPNAVVEKVTVTNEEPEGLSGFEIRRSK